One Meles meles chromosome 11, mMelMel3.1 paternal haplotype, whole genome shotgun sequence DNA segment encodes these proteins:
- the TMEM215 gene encoding transmembrane protein 215 yields the protein MRPDDINPRTGLVVALVSVFLVFGFMFTVSGMKGETLGNIPLLAIGPAICLPGIAAIALARKTEGCTKWPENELLWVRKLPCFRKPKDKEVVELLRTPSDLESGKGSSDELAKKAGLRGKPPCQGQTEVPVASSITTHTPTEGERQSLVQNGHQEETSRYLDGYCPSGSSLVYSALDAKCSAWDRSDCPEPEDSIFFVPQDSIIVCSYKQNSPYDRYCCYINQSQGRWDHETIV from the coding sequence ATGCGGCCTGATGATATAAACCCGAGGACTGGGCTGGTGGTGGCCCTGGTCAGTGTCTTTCTGGTCTTTGGCTTCATGTTCACCGTCTCTGGGATGAAAGGAGAGACTCTTGGAAACATCCCCCTCCTGGCCATCGGGCCAGCCATCTGCCTCCCAGGCATCGCAGCCATTGCCCTGGCCAGGAAAACTGAGGGATGCACCAAGTGGCCTGAAAATGAACTGCTGTGGGTCCGCAAGTTGCCTTGCTTCCGGAAACCCAAGGACAAGGAGGTGGTGGAACTGCTGCGGACCCCTTCAGACCTGGAATCGGGCAAGGGAAGCTCAGATGAGCTGGCTAAGAAGGCCGGCCTCAGGGGGAAGCCCCCGTGCCAGGGGCAGACAGAGGTGCCTGTGGCCAGTTCCAtcaccacccacacacccacgGAAGGAGAACGCCAGAGCCTGGTCCAGAACGGGCATCAGGAGGAGACATCCAGATACCTGGATGGCTACTGTCCCTCAGGCAGTTCCCTTGTCTACAGTGCCTTGGACGCCAAGTGCTCAGCCTGGGACAGATCTGACTGCCCGGAGCCTGAGGACAGCATCTTCTTTGTGCCCCAGGACAGTATCATCGTTTGCTCCTACAAGCAGAACAGTCCCTATGACAGATACTGTTGTTACATCAATCAGAGCCAAGGCAGGTGGGACCACGAGACAATAGTCTAA